The following coding sequences lie in one Rutidosis leptorrhynchoides isolate AG116_Rl617_1_P2 chromosome 6, CSIRO_AGI_Rlap_v1, whole genome shotgun sequence genomic window:
- the LOC139854825 gene encoding serine/threonine-protein kinase STY13-like has protein sequence MCHPITPSDVFGVAKGMEFIHGVGVIHRDLKSDNLLIASDRSIKIADFGFARIEAQTESMTPEMGTYRWMALEMIQRRTYTQKVDVYSFGIVLWELITGMLPYQNLKDVQVAFSVVYKGLRPIIPDECLPIRKIMTCCWDVDPKARPSFTQVVKMLEMAETEIMTTVRKARFRGFCVSEPMTID, from the exons ATGTGCCACCCGATAACGCCTTCTGATGTATTCGGTGTTGCTAAAGGAATGGAATTTATTCATGGGGTTGGTGTTATTCATAGGGATTTGAAGTCGGATAATCTTTTGATTGCTTCTGATCGATCGATCaagattgcggattttggttttgcAAGGATCGAAGCGCAGACCGAAAGTATGACACCGGAGATGGGAACCTATCGATGGATGGCTCT TGAAATGATTCAGCGCCGAACGTACACTCAAAAAGTGGATGTTTATAGCTTCGGGATCGTGCTGTGGGAACTAATTACAGGTATGCTACCATACCAAAACCTAAAAGATGTACAGGTGGCGTTTTCCGTTGTGTATAAAGGCCTTCGCCCAATCATCCCGGATGAGTGCCTACCCATCCGTAAAATAATGACGTGCTGCTGGGATGTTGACCCGAAGGCCAGGCCTTCATTCACTCAAGTTGTTAAAATGCTTGAAATGGCTGAAACCGAGATCATGACAACAGTGCGGAAGGCTCGGTTTAGAGGTTTCTGTGTGAGTGAGCCCATGACCATTGATTGA